Genomic window (Musa acuminata AAA Group cultivar baxijiao chromosome BXJ1-9, Cavendish_Baxijiao_AAA, whole genome shotgun sequence):
GATGTCCTGTAGTTAATTCCATAAAAGTCAAGCTTCAATTGATCGTCCACTTGTTATTCAGAAGGATTTGCTTTCTGCTAAGTCTAGATCTAAGGTTTCTGCCCATGCTAGTTTAAAAGCCATAAATGGTGCTATGATAATATATAGTTGAAGTTGTCATGGCATAAGACAAAAACCCGTAAGGGAGTTTTTTATCCTATGCCATTCGTGCTATTTTATTGTTGCAGGAGAGACTCATGCTAATGCTGAACAGTCGATTAATGCTATTAAGAGCTTTGGAAAACATTGGCAAGGATATCTTCAATCGGTCGAAGGTGCTTCGGGGGATATAAATTCTTGCTTGGTCAACTTCACTTTTACATGTCCAGGTGGTATTCAAATATTCTCAGTTTATAGTACAGTTTCATAATGATTAACATTGACTTTTAAACGGATATTTATGCTACTACTTTAATTTTTAATCGTAATAAGTTATTGGATTGATTTATCTGCTCTTCAATCCTAGTTGACTTCCTCGATTCGGATAAGCAACCTCAATGTATCAAGTACTTATTGAttcttttataatattatattattttcgtGAATGTAATCTGATAGTCAATTGAACAATCGAAAAAATTCAAGATAGATATATTTACAACTGTTTGGGAAGATTCGTTCACCCATAACCTTTATGTCACTCTTCAAAATTACCTCTTTAGATCATTTGATAGAGTAATAAGATcttaatggatttttttttttggaagaaaAAACGTCATATCTCCGTCATGCTTCTGTTCTAAGACGGTAATCTCCGTGATATCTTGGCAACCTTAGTGTATGGTTATCCTTCTTAGCTTCACACACAAGTCATACCATCCCTTCTTTCTTCATACGGAGTACGACTGTCGCCAATTTGCGTACGGGAGTCTGATGACTTCGATCGCGTGGTCTGCGCCATTCCGAAGCCTGCACCGCGAAGTCGGGTCTCCCGAACGTGTGAGCGGAAGACCGTGCGGCGCCCGGCAGGGTTCACGTTCTCTGCGACATAGCTGAGCCGAAGGAGTCGGGTTCGTGGGCCCGGCTTGGTTGGAGAGCGTCGAATGCCCTGAACCCTGAGCCTATTGGGGGTAGGGAGTCCCCACGCCTGGCACGTGCCCGTCGACGGTTTCCCACATGCGGGGCCTATATAAGGGGGTCGGCTCCATTCCCCCCTTCCTTAGAAGGTGAACGACGGCTCGGGCTGCGACTCCTGCTTCGACTTCCGTCGCCTCTCCTCTTTGGTTTCCTTTTACGGAGCTCGAAAACCCTAGAGGAAGaggaaacctctctctctctctctctctctctctctctctctctctctctctccatctataCTCGGAAGTTTTATCTAGATCGTTTCGTCTCTTTCAAATTGGTCGCGTTTGAATCACAGTGACCGAGAACTCTGTCACCGCTTTCTACGGTTTTCGGTCTGGAGATGGAGGCCCAACCTTCGACTCCTGCTGAGTCTCTATACTACGCCCAAAGGGTAATAGATTATCCTCTATGTTTAGGATTGTTCCTTTATCAATATGATAAAGattggattttgttttcttttttgtgtatatatatatgtttctgtCTGTCTTTGATTTGGGATCTGGGTTTAGGTCGGTGAAACGTTCGTTAATCGGTATTATCATTTTCTTCGCAATTCTCCGGAGTTGGTTCACCGATTCTACCAGGAAAGTAGCAGGCTTGGCCGTGCTGATGACCATGGCAACGTCACCTCCATCACGACCATCGATGTGAGTGTTTGAGAAGTTCAGATGTTTCTTGTTTCAGATTATCCTTCTGATGACGGGCTCCTCAATCTGCACTCTTGGTTTGATTCTTGTATACATAATCCTCGCTCTGTATTGATTGAATTGATTGGTAATAGGCAATCAACGAGAAGATAATGTCGATGGACTTCTGCACGCTAGAAATAAAAGCGGTGCACAGCCAGGACTCTTTTGGTGGTGGGATGATGGTCCTAGTGACAGGGTTTCTCACCAGGGTGGACAATGTCAAGAGGGATTTCGTCCAGTCCTTCTTCCTGGCTCCCCAGGAAAGGGGATATTACGTCCTGAACGACATACTTATGCATGCTGGAAAAGTCACTCCTCAATTGGAGAACAAGGGCTTGACGAATGGTGTTAGCTCACCTGTTGTGCCCGAGCATGGTTTCTTTCGTGAATACTAGTTGAATTGTcatgtatattttttgaaattaatcGGTTGGCTTGTTAAGTATTGATTCTGATCGGAATATTCCCTTCCAGGACAAGAAGAAAATGTCTCGGTGCCCATTGTCAAAGCGAGTGGAGTCTGTAATCCTCGGAGCAATGGGGAGAGCTGGAATTTGCAGGAGGAAGAACCAGGTAATGAGGTCGTTGATGAAGTTTCAGATTGTTTTCAGGCTGTAGGGGTTAAATCAAAAGATACGAGCGTTCAACAGGAAATGGCCAAGAAAACATACGCTTCAgtagtaagtgttttatcttgaaatgTTGCAATGTTTTTTAGTTGATGGACGTTTGTCTTTTATGTTATGCTATTTTTGGTGGCATGCAATATTTAAAGTCAAAGGCTATAGTGTGGGTTCTTATTTAAGATGTAATTGATTTCTTTTCATGAACCGAGTAAAAAAGCGTAGGATTGATGATACAAGTGTAAGTATAAAAATCATTATTATGCTACTGTTACGCTGAAAATTTTGATATCAagatctaaaatcaaataataatatatttattttatgatgaGTATCTTTCGATGTCATTCAGAAAGCTTTTATCTGATTTACAAGCACACCATCGTCGTATCCGAAATTTATAGTGATGTCGATCTCTAAGAAGAATTAGACTCGTTTTCTTCTCTATTCTTATCTTTCACATGACCGTTATTAGCAATGGATTAGGGACAAAGATATGATGAGAGAAGATCTGTAATCTCTATAAGTAATTATGAGGGTTCCTCCCATTAAGACCTGAGAAATCATATCATAATTGGACTTTCTTTCTATTGGTCGATAATcgtaatcagaatccaattaatTTACTTTTTAGAAATGTTTATGATTGGATTATGATTACTATTATCGGTCAATAGAAAGGAAGTCTAATCATGATAGAATTCCTTAGGAGATGATCTTGACGGAAGAGACTCTTATAATTAGTTCTCATAGACCATTtcttctcgcctataaatagacaggacctcctAGGGACTAAACACACAATATGTAGATAAGTGGATAAAATGAGATGAGGATACGTGATATTATTAAGAGATTACAGATATTCTCTCATCTCCCCTTAGTTACATGAACTAATCAATGAGAAAGTACAAATATTTTCTCATCATCTCTTTGTCCTTAATCTATTGTTCATAACGATCCTATGAAGGATAGGAAGAAAGGAGAATACGAGTCTAGTTTTCCTTACAGATCGATATTGATGTAGCTTTCAGATCCAATGACGGTGTGCTCGTAAATTAGATAAAAGCTTTCTGAATGACATCAAAAAGTATGCATCGTAAAATAGATCTATTATTATTTGTTTTTAGATTTTGACATTAAAGTTTTTTTGCATAACAATAGTATAATGATAATTTGTATGCTTACAACAAATGCAAAGAGAGAAGCAGAGCAAATAGGAAGCATGCCCAATACCGAAGAAATGATCTTTTAAATTAAATGTACATTTAAAAAAAAGCTGAAAACACCTCTATTGAATAAATTATAAACCTATGATTACGTTATtactttttattaaaaaaataaaattgaggaCCTGAAAAATAACCTCTAAGGATATGCAATGGAACATATGTAGGACATGAGAGCTTGTCTCCAGAAGACTTTGTTGCACAAGTATTGATCATATATGCTTGTAGTTAGGTCTTTGACTTATTATACATGTGTGTTATCTACATACTGTCATGTTATACAAACATCTTGAAATTCAATGAGAACTTGAAGTGATCTAAACATCTTGATAGGTattctctcttctaatgaaacacATACTGCCCATCTGTGTCCACAAAGGTGCTTATTGTTTTTAAGAATATATTACATTATTGATCGCTAAAATGGTTTGTTTGAAGGAATTCCTTGAATGCAAGAAATACTTCTAGTCACGTTGACATTCCCTATGGTTGCTAAACTTTGAAAAGATATGTCCTCGACTTATTCGATCAATGTTCTTTTTATGTTTAGTTTGGTGAGAAGTTTCATATAGATACATGTTTCCACCATCTCAAAACAATTTTTAGTCCAAagattgaaatatcatattccAGCACGTTGATTGTATGAAAGAAATTCAGTATGTCTTGGTGGACACAGGTGAAAGCTAAGAAAGACCTTCCTTGGGTTTCAGTGGTCAAAACAGAACAACATCCAATCTCTGCTCCTCCAGCATCTAATGGGCCTACTTTCAGTTCTAGTGCTTCCAGATGGCAGAAAATTCAGATGGCAGAATGTAACAGTGATTTTTTCATCAAGATCTTTTTCTATTTCTAGCTTTATAGAGATAATTGTTTAAAAATTGTTCACTCTAATAAATTCAGCTGATGGTCATTCCATATATGTGAAAAATTTACCTTTGGATGCAACACATGCTCTACTTGAGGAGGAGTTCAAGAGATTTGGTCCTATCAAGGCTGGTGGCATACAACTTAAAGGCAACAAGGTTGTTTTTGGTTATTCAATGACTTATTGTTTTTTGAGGATACCTATCATTCTATgtttctcatcatctaataattaaCATTTTAAATTGAAGCTACAAAGCACTTGTTTTGGTTTTGTGGAGTTCAAATTG
Coding sequences:
- the LOC135586800 gene encoding nuclear transport factor 2-like, with the translated sequence MEAQPSTPAESLYYAQRVGETFVNRYYHFLRNSPELVHRFYQESSRLGRADDHGNVTSITTIDAINEKIMSMDFCTLEIKAVHSQDSFGGGMMVLVTGFLTRVDNVKRDFVQSFFLAPQERGYYVLNDILMHAGKVTPQLENKGLTNGVSSPVVPEHGQEENVSVPIVKASGVCNPRSNGESWNLQEEEPGNEVVDEVSDCFQAVGVKSKDTSVQQEMAKKTYASVVKAKKDLPWVSVVKTEQHPISAPPASNGPTFSSSASRWQKIQMAESDGHSIYVKNLPLDATHALLEEEFKRFGPIKAGGIQLKGNKLQSTCFGFVEFKLAGAVRCAIEASPILIAGRRVYIEEKRIFGSGGKSDITLYTHICIQ